TGGATGCTCAAATATGAAGATTTAGATAAGTTCCATTCAACCATCAAATCTTCATTAGGTGTTTTTAAAGCCAATCATGATGAAGAAGGTTTAGCCATTGCGCATAGTTATCTTGGGGTGTATTACTATTTAAACAGCCAAATAGCCCAAGCAATAGATCAGCTAAATATTGCAGAGAAGATGTTTAAAGAACAACACAATGATGTTCGTTTAGCCAAGGTATATAGCAATTTAGGAACTGCTTATGCCGCCTTATATGATAATTCTAAGGCATTAGATTATTACAACCAATCACTTGAAATTCGAAAACAGAATCCAGATTCAAGTTCGTTAAGTTCTAGCTTAATCAATATTTCTACAATTTACTACGATCAGGGGAAATATGAAGAATGTATTCATACCAATGAGCAAGCACTGGTATTGGCTTTACAACGTAAAGAATACGAGGAAACGGCTATTATTTATTCCAATTTAGGAGCTGCACACGAACGTTTAGGGAACTTCCAGAAATCCGTAAATTATACGCTTAAAGCTTTGGAATTGTATCAAAGTGAAGTGAATAATGATCTGGCGAAAACACGTACCTACTCTAATCTGGGAGCTGCTTATATGTCGCAAAATAAGCTGGATGAAGCGCGATACTATTTTAATATGGCTTTGGAAATGAGTGCACAGCTCACCAATAAACGTCAGCATATTGTTTCGCTTAATAACATGTCTGAACTGGAGCGCAAAAACCTTAATCTTACCAAAGCCCGAACATTTGCTTTAAGTGCATTGGAATATGCTGAGGAAATGAGTTATTGGGAAGAGAAAATGATCTCACTGGATGAATTACATCTTATCGAAAATGATGCGAAGAATTACGAAAAAGCACTTCAATACTATAAGGACTATATTCATTTAAGCGACAGTTTGATAGAAATCTCTCAAACGCAAGAAAGTCAATTAGCACTCATCCAACATGAAATGAACTTGAATAATATCATGCAGGAGAAAGAGAGTCAACTAGAAAATATCAAACAGAAGAAACTAGATATCATGACTATGGTTTTGTGGGTCACGCTTTTTGTATTCAGTGTATGGATTATCATCTACCTAGCAAAACAACCGGTACATCCCTATGTGATTCAATCTATACATGTACTGATACCACTATGTGCCACATATGCCAGTGGTCTTTATATTTTCCTGGAAACCAACCTGGTTACTGAACGAGAAAACTGGGTCGTGATTACAGTCTTATTGAGTTCTACATTCATAGGGATTCTTGTTCACATACTTTTAAATCATTTGTACCAAAAACGAATAAAAATTGAGTCAAACAATTAATGATATATACCACGAGCCATCTGATGTTTCCGAAAGTCTCTTTAAAGACAAGGGGTCTAAACATTATGGATATGTCTTTCCGGTAAAAACCAAACAAGAAATTGATCAAAGATTACAGGAACTCAGAAAACAACATTATGCATCCAGACATGTCTGCTACGCCTGGACATTAGGCACCACTAAGGTGGAACATAAATGGAGTGATGATGGTGAACCTCATAATTCTGCAGGGCCTCCGATCCTGGGACAAATTCAATCCTTTGGTTTACACAATACTTTGATTGCAGTAGTACGATATTTCGGAGGTACAAAACTGGGTGTTGGAGGGCTTATTAATGCTTATAAAACTGCGGCCAGAGAGGCAATTGAAGCAGGAGAAATTCAAGAATTATATCTTCAAAAAGGCCTAAGACTTACTTTCCCTTATGAACTCATGAGTGAAGTCATGCGGCAAACCAAACAACCTGGAATACGTATATTAAAACAGGACTTTCGTGAAACTTGTCAACTGGAAATTACAATTCGTTTAAAATATTTTGAGCAAGTTCATCAAATTCTCACTAAATTGCATCGTCTGAATATTGAAGAAATCAAATTATGAAAAAAATAGCCTTAACATTTTTATTACTCCCTTCCCTCCTGGCTTTTGGACAGAAAAACGATGTTACCAACTCATATCAGGAATACCCAATTAAAAGTAAACTTCACATTCAAAAAGACATAACCAATGTCTTAAATGCGCAAGAAGCGCATAACTATTTATTGGCTCAATTTTCTGAAAATGAAAAAAACGATTTAAAACTGCTCAGTGAAATCGAAAGTCCAAACGGAAAGCATTACA
This genomic interval from bacterium SCSIO 12643 contains the following:
- a CDS encoding YigZ family protein, translated to MNDIYHEPSDVSESLFKDKGSKHYGYVFPVKTKQEIDQRLQELRKQHYASRHVCYAWTLGTTKVEHKWSDDGEPHNSAGPPILGQIQSFGLHNTLIAVVRYFGGTKLGVGGLINAYKTAAREAIEAGEIQELYLQKGLRLTFPYELMSEVMRQTKQPGIRILKQDFRETCQLEITIRLKYFEQVHQILTKLHRLNIEEIKL
- a CDS encoding tetratricopeptide repeat protein, giving the protein MNKLLSLLFFCFLFSSNVVTFAHSHDKIEQIKFQIQNTTDQVEIAKLQLELGWMLKYEDLDKFHSTIKSSLGVFKANHDEEGLAIAHSYLGVYYYLNSQIAQAIDQLNIAEKMFKEQHNDVRLAKVYSNLGTAYAALYDNSKALDYYNQSLEIRKQNPDSSSLSSSLINISTIYYDQGKYEECIHTNEQALVLALQRKEYEETAIIYSNLGAAHERLGNFQKSVNYTLKALELYQSEVNNDLAKTRTYSNLGAAYMSQNKLDEARYYFNMALEMSAQLTNKRQHIVSLNNMSELERKNLNLTKARTFALSALEYAEEMSYWEEKMISLDELHLIENDAKNYEKALQYYKDYIHLSDSLIEISQTQESQLALIQHEMNLNNIMQEKESQLENIKQKKLDIMTMVLWVTLFVFSVWIIIYLAKQPVHPYVIQSIHVLIPLCATYASGLYIFLETNLVTERENWVVITVLLSSTFIGILVHILLNHLYQKRIKIESNN